A window from Cellulomonas sp. C5510 encodes these proteins:
- a CDS encoding DUF3618 domain-containing protein, whose amino-acid sequence MSENPERIRDRIEQTRAELSADVDAVGDALDPRQVAHRQADRVRGRVGAVRDRVMGSVHDAAGSAGGSVRGAAGQARDAAGATATGVGAGLRDAPHATARHAGGNPLAAGLVAFGVGLLAASLLPASRREQQAAQTVEEQVRAAVPEMKQAARQSAEDLRGPAQDAVEAVKERGSDAVGTVQEHGTQAAHELRDQAQDSTEHVRGASQQG is encoded by the coding sequence ATGAGTGAGAACCCGGAGCGGATCCGCGATCGGATCGAGCAGACGCGGGCGGAGCTGTCCGCGGACGTGGACGCAGTCGGTGACGCGCTCGACCCGCGACAGGTCGCCCACCGCCAGGCCGACAGGGTGCGCGGCCGCGTCGGCGCGGTCCGCGACCGCGTGATGGGCAGCGTGCACGACGCCGCGGGCTCGGCCGGCGGGTCGGTGCGCGGGGCGGCCGGACAGGCGCGGGACGCCGCGGGCGCCACCGCCACCGGCGTCGGGGCCGGTCTGCGCGACGCCCCGCACGCGACGGCGCGACACGCCGGGGGCAACCCGCTCGCGGCAGGCCTGGTCGCGTTCGGGGTGGGCCTGCTCGCCGCGTCGCTGCTGCCGGCGTCGCGGCGCGAGCAGCAGGCGGCGCAGACCGTCGAGGAGCAGGTGCGGGCAGCGGTCCCCGAGATGAAGCAGGCTGCCCGGCAGTCGGCCGAGGACCTGCGGGGACCGGCGCAGGACGCCGTCGAGGCCGTGAAGGAGCGCGGCTCCGACGCCGTCGGGACGGTGCAGGAGCACGGCACGCAGGCTGCTCACGAGCTGCGCGACCAGGCGCAGGACTCCACCGAGCACGTGCGAGGGGCCTCGCAGCAGGGCTGA